One window from the genome of Breoghania sp. L-A4 encodes:
- a CDS encoding NACHT domain-containing protein — protein MMSDEIPATDTIAIDKVRASKAGHAYHEAWAARTALELLLPSTDLTAITLEGFDEQDEEDLGAGAVEIADLVRYHGGTDVARSHRATAVQFKYSIASADIAVRAADLAATLSKFAITDAELRTTHGDDHVQNVVRYEFATNRPIHDNLGLAIAAVIAGSEVEGDIARQAKQIEKALENYPHRSSELLRRLELVGSKGSLLDAERVISATLAAWSEPGDPDAEKRLLKLRNLIRIKAGPGSEADKRVDRVAVLAELEVEHEDRLYPTPDAFPEVDDVVQRGALADILALARQQGSPLIVHAAGGMGKTVLMQGLADQLRADGPVVLFDGFGAGRWRDPADNRHLPDRTLVHLANLLAGEGLCDILLPVADVTSLLKAFRRRLAQSVATARNTHREAHISLVLDAIDHAGLAAHETATTSFAHLLLRSISVDPIDGVRLIASCRTERLAIANGDCAHREYQIPPFTDVEARTLIALRVPDASGDEFAALLTRSGCNPRCLDSLITSGRPFDPLLFPDAPAEPHDLLDALLRKRLEDARLTARTRGPQTPTSTSCSPESRCSRPRCP, from the coding sequence ATGATGAGCGATGAAATTCCGGCCACTGACACAATAGCTATTGATAAGGTGCGAGCATCGAAGGCTGGTCACGCTTATCATGAGGCTTGGGCCGCACGAACGGCGTTAGAGCTTCTTCTGCCGTCGACCGACCTCACTGCCATCACGCTCGAAGGGTTTGATGAGCAAGATGAGGAGGACCTCGGAGCAGGCGCAGTCGAAATTGCCGACCTTGTCCGATACCATGGCGGGACCGATGTCGCTCGATCGCATCGGGCTACGGCGGTTCAGTTCAAATACTCGATCGCCAGCGCGGATATCGCGGTGAGAGCCGCGGACCTAGCTGCTACCCTCTCGAAATTTGCGATCACCGATGCCGAGCTTCGTACCACTCATGGTGACGATCATGTTCAAAATGTCGTCCGGTACGAATTCGCCACCAACAGACCTATCCACGATAATCTGGGGCTGGCCATTGCCGCGGTTATTGCCGGCTCAGAGGTTGAAGGTGATATAGCTCGCCAAGCGAAGCAGATAGAGAAAGCTCTCGAGAACTATCCTCATCGATCCTCCGAGCTGCTACGCAGATTAGAACTAGTTGGAAGCAAGGGCAGTCTGCTCGACGCAGAACGCGTCATTTCTGCAACGCTCGCGGCATGGAGCGAGCCCGGCGACCCAGACGCAGAGAAGCGCTTACTCAAGCTCCGGAACCTCATCAGAATCAAAGCCGGTCCTGGCAGCGAAGCCGATAAGCGGGTCGACCGAGTTGCCGTCTTGGCCGAATTGGAGGTTGAGCATGAGGATCGGCTCTATCCGACGCCTGATGCTTTTCCAGAGGTTGACGACGTCGTTCAAAGGGGTGCGCTGGCCGACATACTAGCCCTGGCTCGACAACAAGGTTCGCCGCTCATAGTCCACGCCGCAGGCGGCATGGGCAAGACCGTTCTGATGCAGGGACTTGCCGATCAGCTTCGAGCTGACGGTCCGGTAGTCCTATTCGATGGCTTCGGCGCTGGTCGGTGGCGTGACCCAGCGGACAACCGACACCTTCCAGATCGAACGTTGGTGCATCTAGCCAACTTGCTCGCTGGCGAAGGACTATGCGACATTCTTCTTCCCGTCGCTGATGTAACCAGCCTGCTAAAAGCCTTTCGTCGTCGCCTTGCCCAATCTGTCGCTACTGCCCGGAACACGCATCGTGAAGCGCACATCTCGTTGGTATTAGACGCGATCGACCACGCGGGACTAGCAGCACACGAAACAGCTACTACGTCGTTTGCCCATCTCCTTTTGCGAAGCATAAGCGTCGACCCCATCGACGGCGTCCGATTGATCGCTTCCTGTCGAACCGAAAGGCTAGCGATCGCAAACGGCGACTGCGCCCATCGGGAATACCAAATACCGCCGTTCACAGACGTGGAAGCGCGAACACTGATTGCACTGCGCGTGCCGGATGCGTCGGGTGATGAATTTGCTGCGCTGCTTACGCGGTCGGGTTGCAATCCACGGTGTCTCGATAGCCTGATCACATCGGGCCGCCCATTTGACCCATTGCTTTTTCCCGATGCGCCCGCTGAACCGCACGATCTTCTCGACGCTCTGTTGCGGAAACGTCTTGAGGATGCACGCCTCACGGCGAGGACGCGGGGGCCTCAAACGCCGACATCGACCTCTTGCTCGCCGGAATCGCGCTGCTCGCGCCCCCGGTGCCCATAG
- a CDS encoding DUF3800 domain-containing protein — protein MECFRIDESGYTGFDLLNADQRFQGAAAIAIADDDAKRLIKQHFPKLQAPELKYRSLSRRETNHPRLIGLMRDLLSDFKCVTCVCDKRFMLTLMFVDYAVEPYYYERGFDFYADGQNYAMASMLHMAGPTLLGKPQFKRLMVSFQRAMKEKTDGVLNELVAAARGTNWGQIPEVIGPLARYADPECLEAIATPELSTDVAIVVLQSLITRMEVMADGPYRVEHDQSKNLATYHELLQRFIYYNDTAQFRATEITTLSFPLKLTEVKQVDSKKSPAVQLADVMIGAAIEAGNNLAGLRSGGLDPEQLLALYADEQFIHMLPSIDFEEQRRFRQGTQNGDLIDYLAANLMGAKR, from the coding sequence ATGGAATGTTTTCGGATTGACGAGAGTGGCTATACTGGGTTTGACTTGCTCAACGCAGATCAACGTTTTCAGGGCGCGGCAGCGATCGCCATCGCTGATGACGACGCAAAGCGACTGATTAAGCAGCACTTTCCGAAATTGCAGGCGCCTGAGCTCAAATACCGTTCGCTGTCGAGGCGGGAAACCAACCACCCGCGTCTAATTGGGCTGATGCGCGACCTTTTGAGCGACTTCAAGTGCGTGACCTGCGTCTGCGACAAGCGATTCATGCTGACGCTCATGTTTGTCGACTACGCCGTGGAGCCCTACTATTATGAACGGGGTTTCGACTTCTACGCGGATGGCCAGAATTACGCGATGGCCTCCATGCTGCACATGGCTGGGCCAACTCTGCTCGGAAAGCCGCAGTTCAAGAGGCTGATGGTGTCCTTTCAGCGAGCGATGAAGGAAAAAACCGACGGAGTGCTCAACGAACTGGTGGCAGCCGCCAGAGGGACGAACTGGGGGCAGATACCTGAGGTTATCGGGCCTCTCGCGCGGTACGCCGACCCCGAATGTCTAGAAGCCATTGCCACCCCAGAACTGAGCACCGACGTAGCGATAGTTGTACTGCAGTCGCTGATAACGCGGATGGAAGTGATGGCAGATGGCCCCTATCGTGTTGAGCACGACCAGTCCAAGAACCTCGCCACATATCATGAGCTTTTGCAGCGGTTCATCTACTACAACGACACCGCGCAATTCCGTGCAACCGAGATCACGACCCTCAGCTTCCCCTTGAAGCTGACCGAGGTCAAGCAAGTGGATTCCAAGAAGAGCCCGGCGGTGCAGCTCGCAGACGTGATGATCGGTGCCGCAATCGAAGCCGGGAACAATCTGGCTGGATTGCGCAGTGGCGGTCTCGACCCTGAGCAGTTGCTGGCCCTGTATGCCGACGAACAATTCATCCACATGCTGCCATCAATCGATTTTGAAGAGCAACGACGCTTCCGCCAAGGTACTCAGAACGGTGATCTGATCGACTATCTCGCCGCCAATCTAATGGGTGCCAAACGTTAG
- a CDS encoding helix-turn-helix domain-containing protein — translation MTELGDNPIVLRIDARLKELGLSREAAAVQAGLSRDAIRNLAQEPNRKPRGSMLERLADVLRVPPGWLLTGHDAEQDRFTQSADFSPSPATQPTRNDVPVMGTAAGSLIHGDFESFSTNGPIDHVRRPPVLVDAKDLCAIYITGDSISPEQKPCVLRFVHPHRPVQPGCTVIVQTRRWNDDPSQAYIKTFVRRTADRIVVQQINPAATIEIPIEHVHTMRRVLTINELFGV, via the coding sequence ATGACCGAACTTGGCGACAATCCAATCGTTTTGCGCATCGACGCGCGTCTCAAGGAGTTGGGCTTGAGCCGCGAGGCTGCTGCCGTCCAGGCCGGCCTGAGCCGCGATGCGATACGAAATCTTGCGCAAGAACCAAATCGCAAGCCGCGCGGCAGCATGCTCGAACGCTTGGCAGACGTTCTTCGCGTGCCGCCAGGCTGGCTGTTAACCGGCCACGACGCCGAGCAGGATCGTTTCACCCAATCGGCAGACTTCAGCCCATCTCCTGCAACGCAGCCAACGCGAAACGATGTTCCTGTGATGGGAACTGCGGCCGGGTCATTGATCCACGGTGATTTTGAAAGCTTTTCGACGAACGGCCCGATCGACCACGTCAGGCGTCCGCCGGTGCTTGTCGACGCCAAGGATCTATGCGCGATCTACATCACCGGCGACTCCATATCGCCCGAGCAAAAGCCGTGCGTCCTGCGATTTGTGCATCCTCATCGGCCGGTTCAACCCGGCTGTACGGTGATCGTTCAAACCCGCCGTTGGAACGACGATCCGAGTCAGGCCTACATCAAAACATTTGTCCGCCGGACAGCAGACCGCATTGTTGTTCAGCAGATCAACCCGGCCGCGACCATCGAGATCCCGATCGAGCACGTCCACACCATGCGGCGCGTCCTGACGATAAATGAGTTGTTTGGCGTGTAA
- a CDS encoding LysR family transcriptional regulator yields MNLRALQLFRQIVLAGTLSAASERLNMSTSAASRLLSQLERDIGLALFSRGRRRLELTEQGEQFYRQIANTLIGIDEIPRVSQDIRQRPKQWLSVVTAAPLANGLAVAGLAWLKAHTPGFHCTVHVESRFEIESKVAARGYNLGLISLPVENAIIDLQIIPFLRSRLCVLMPDTHALTGKDEVTIQDLAGQDFATLEPGQRWRARLDEILGAAGHAITAPFETSSTLVTIEMVRAALGITLIDRVCAPPLLGEGLVLRPLQGEHWITYAILHPPGPRAPLAERFLDAMCDAIEELRTREPQARQLLQLI; encoded by the coding sequence ATGAACCTGCGCGCGCTACAACTTTTTCGTCAGATCGTGCTCGCCGGCACCTTGTCGGCCGCATCGGAGCGGCTGAACATGTCGACCTCCGCCGCAAGCAGGCTCTTGTCGCAATTGGAGCGGGACATCGGACTGGCGCTGTTTTCGCGCGGGCGCCGCCGGCTGGAACTCACCGAGCAGGGGGAGCAGTTTTACCGTCAGATCGCCAATACCCTGATCGGCATCGACGAAATTCCCCGGGTGTCCCAGGACATTCGGCAGCGGCCCAAGCAATGGCTTTCGGTGGTCACGGCGGCGCCGCTGGCCAATGGGCTCGCCGTTGCCGGGCTCGCCTGGCTCAAGGCCCATACGCCGGGTTTTCATTGCACCGTCCATGTCGAGAGCCGGTTCGAGATCGAAAGCAAGGTTGCCGCGCGCGGCTACAATCTGGGGCTGATCTCGCTGCCGGTGGAGAACGCGATCATCGACTTGCAGATCATTCCCTTCCTGCGGTCGCGGCTCTGCGTCCTGATGCCCGACACCCATGCCCTGACCGGCAAGGACGAGGTGACGATCCAGGATCTGGCGGGGCAGGACTTCGCCACGCTCGAGCCCGGCCAGCGCTGGCGGGCTCGCCTGGACGAGATCCTGGGTGCCGCCGGTCATGCGATCACCGCGCCGTTCGAGACCTCATCGACGCTGGTCACCATCGAGATGGTCCGCGCCGCGCTCGGAATCACTCTGATCGACCGAGTCTGCGCGCCACCTCTGCTGGGCGAGGGTCTGGTGCTGCGGCCGTTGCAGGGAGAGCACTGGATTACCTATGCGATCCTGCACCCGCCCGGTCCTCGCGCCCCGCTGGCGGAGCGTTTTCTCGATGCCATGTGCGATGCCATCGAGGAGTTGCGGACCCGCGAGCCGCAAGCCCGCCAACTCCTCCAGCTGATCTAG
- a CDS encoding lyase family protein, with the protein MTLTPDTLFARDTLWQSWLDVEAALARAQADLGIIPDWAAEAITDAARLDTLGREALASDIKITMAPILSLTRLLGKASGKAGDYVHWGATTQNVMQTGRILLMRQADRAIRENLARATLRLGQLAAEGAETVMAGRTNRQHALPITFGFKIAGWIEEMDRSEARLSDAAGRLFALPFGGAVGAMHAFGGQGRALNRKLAADLSLRELLVPGRSVNDLFAEYVLQLALLAMSIERIMSECYTLMSEEIGELAEMLDHGTVGSSTMPQKVNPKFVVRTIAQAMELRGLAGPALETGRSSHEGDAVANHLLSSVLDAAIPLAWRLSEGFADSLRRLSPRPDRMARNLAQSGGAITSESLMMALAPHAGRAQAHDIVHHALEAGGPAALPDDPAITAHLSAAEIAAALDPAGYLGDSVSIAQAAADLATVVADRFNVAG; encoded by the coding sequence ATGACCCTCACCCCCGACACCCTGTTTGCGCGCGATACGCTTTGGCAATCCTGGCTCGATGTCGAGGCCGCGCTGGCGCGGGCGCAGGCCGATCTCGGCATCATTCCCGACTGGGCGGCGGAGGCCATCACCGACGCGGCGCGCCTGGACACCCTGGGGCGCGAGGCCCTGGCCAGCGACATCAAGATCACCATGGCGCCGATCCTGTCGCTGACGCGGCTTCTGGGCAAGGCGTCGGGGAAGGCCGGGGACTACGTGCATTGGGGCGCGACGACCCAAAACGTGATGCAGACCGGGCGCATTCTGCTGATGCGACAGGCCGACCGGGCGATCCGCGAAAATCTGGCGCGCGCCACGCTGCGCCTGGGGCAGCTCGCGGCGGAAGGCGCCGAGACCGTGATGGCCGGCCGGACCAACCGGCAGCACGCCCTGCCGATCACCTTCGGATTCAAGATCGCCGGCTGGATCGAGGAAATGGACCGGTCCGAAGCCCGGCTTTCCGACGCCGCCGGCAGGCTGTTCGCCTTGCCATTCGGTGGGGCCGTCGGCGCGATGCACGCCTTCGGCGGGCAAGGCCGCGCGCTGAACCGCAAACTCGCCGCCGACCTCAGCCTGCGCGAATTGCTGGTGCCCGGCCGGTCGGTGAATGACCTGTTCGCCGAATACGTGCTGCAACTGGCGCTCCTGGCCATGTCCATCGAACGGATCATGTCGGAGTGCTATACGCTGATGTCCGAGGAAATCGGCGAACTCGCCGAAATGCTGGATCACGGCACGGTCGGATCGTCCACCATGCCGCAGAAGGTCAACCCGAAATTCGTCGTCCGCACCATTGCGCAGGCGATGGAACTGCGCGGCCTCGCGGGACCAGCACTGGAGACCGGGCGGTCGAGCCACGAGGGAGACGCCGTCGCCAATCACCTGCTCTCTTCGGTTCTGGACGCGGCGATCCCGCTGGCGTGGCGGCTGAGCGAGGGCTTCGCGGACTCCCTCCGGCGTCTCAGTCCGCGTCCGGACCGAATGGCGCGGAACCTGGCGCAAAGCGGCGGCGCGATTACATCAGAAAGCTTGATGATGGCCCTGGCGCCCCACGCCGGGCGGGCGCAGGCGCATGACATCGTGCATCACGCCCTGGAAGCCGGCGGGCCTGCGGCGCTGCCGGACGACCCGGCGATCACCGCCCATCTCAGCGCAGCCGAGATCGCCGCCGCGCTCGATCCGGCCGGTTATCTCGGCGACAGCGTGTCCATCGCCCAGGCGGCGGCGGATCTGGCAACCGTCGTGGCCGACCGGTTCAACGTAGCCGGCTAG